Proteins encoded by one window of Prosthecobacter vanneervenii:
- a CDS encoding DUF1501 domain-containing protein, translated as MKQSPASTSMKQTRRRFLGEASCAAVSSISMVNMMLNLRLATSAAAQSAPTDRKTLVCIFLNGGMDSFNVLVPRDDTRYGNYAVSRGNLALDKAALKTLNQIPASDGNLYGLHPSCSGLQGLFNGLNGDTSKRRMAMISNIGTLIQPTTKAQYAAGTATLPRALFSHADQIDQWQTSVPQGMAQASGWFGRAADVLNSTVNSGQTSMNISLSGNNLIQVGNSTQQFVITDSGALALTDPTDTNPANPGAWKNSGHRSLLAQHYSNLMQESYSQMTKTSMDLQQNFQTIFHAYDDSAVSSLFPGTYFGGQMLAVAKTIAIRQSLGLRRQTIFLSFGGWDHHGELLNTEAGMLSVLDGGLTAFQKALEALGMQNDVITFTASDFGRTLRSNGRGTDHAWGGNHFVMGGPVQGGKIYGTFPDVTLDSNDDVGYGGRMMPTTSVDQFFGELLRWFGVSSSDLSYVLPNIGNFYSPNSSTLPIGFLQPGTWS; from the coding sequence ATGAAACAATCTCCCGCCAGCACCTCCATGAAACAAACCCGCCGCCGCTTCCTCGGAGAGGCCAGCTGTGCCGCCGTCAGCTCCATCTCGATGGTGAACATGATGCTGAATCTGCGCCTGGCCACCAGCGCCGCCGCGCAGAGCGCACCCACGGACCGCAAGACTCTCGTGTGCATCTTCCTCAATGGCGGCATGGATTCCTTCAATGTCCTCGTCCCACGGGATGACACCCGCTACGGAAACTACGCCGTCTCACGCGGCAACCTCGCTCTCGATAAAGCAGCGCTGAAAACACTGAATCAGATTCCCGCCAGTGACGGCAATCTTTACGGCCTGCATCCGAGCTGCAGCGGGCTTCAGGGGCTTTTCAATGGCCTCAACGGCGACACCTCCAAGCGCCGGATGGCCATGATCTCCAACATCGGCACTCTGATCCAGCCAACCACCAAGGCACAGTACGCCGCCGGCACCGCCACACTGCCACGCGCACTTTTCTCCCATGCCGACCAGATCGACCAATGGCAGACCTCCGTTCCGCAGGGAATGGCGCAGGCCAGCGGCTGGTTTGGCCGAGCGGCAGATGTGCTGAATAGCACGGTCAACAGCGGGCAGACCTCGATGAACATTTCGCTCAGTGGCAACAACCTCATCCAGGTGGGAAACAGCACTCAGCAGTTTGTCATCACCGACTCCGGGGCGCTCGCCCTCACCGACCCCACGGATACCAACCCCGCCAATCCAGGCGCATGGAAAAACAGCGGGCACCGCAGCCTGCTCGCGCAGCATTACAGCAACCTCATGCAGGAGTCCTACTCGCAGATGACCAAGACGAGCATGGACCTGCAGCAGAATTTTCAGACCATCTTCCACGCCTACGATGACTCGGCCGTCTCGTCACTTTTTCCCGGCACCTATTTCGGTGGCCAGATGCTCGCAGTGGCCAAGACCATCGCCATCCGCCAGTCGCTCGGCCTGCGGCGTCAGACGATCTTCCTCAGCTTCGGCGGCTGGGATCATCATGGCGAGCTGCTTAACACCGAAGCAGGCATGCTCAGCGTGCTCGATGGTGGCCTCACTGCCTTCCAAAAAGCACTGGAGGCGCTGGGAATGCAGAATGACGTGATCACTTTCACCGCCTCGGATTTTGGCCGCACACTGCGCAGCAATGGACGCGGCACCGACCACGCCTGGGGTGGCAATCACTTCGTCATGGGCGGCCCGGTGCAGGGTGGCAAAATCTACGGCACCTTCCCGGATGTGACGCTCGACAGCAATGACGACGTCGGCTACGGCGGGCGCATGATGCCCACCACCAGCGTGGACCAGTTCTTTGGCGAGCTGCTGCGCTGGTTCGGTGTCAGCTCGTCGGACCTCAGCTACGTGCTGCCCAACATCGGCAACTTTTACAGCCCGAACTCCAGCACGCTGCCCATCGGATTTTTACAGCCCGGAACATGGAGTTAG
- a CDS encoding serine/threonine-protein kinase, with the protein MTSHGQPPSDHSPSAGLFDLALQDATQPELTQSPEQAGQVISGRYILRAVLGEGGAAQVWRAEQTEPVRREVALKIVRPGLLAQPVAARFQREHQVLGRMEHPHIAAVFDAGELPDGRTYFVMELVAGSAITTWCKEHEAPVQQRLEIFVQACMAVQHAHQRGILHRDLKPSNVMVVEVDGRPLVKVIDFGIAKALAGDLAVGQDATLCGMVLGTPRYMSPEQAELSRQDVDIRTDVHALGVLLYELLTETTPIPAAAGAEPPLAQLLEQVRHADPEPPSQRVLRISGSRARALSRELRGELDWITLRALQKDREKRYPTVLNLAEDVLHHLRREAVSAGPPGAAYQMKKWLSRHRVAVGTAAAVILSLAGGLAATWWALGLEKVQRQEAHIQADLAQQISTHLEDLLANARRHASAGLHTQLLRKLADDYAAGMSRFASQPRAEARLAEQLAQLYVALEEPTRAQPWLVRRWELLKQTDGEFSLSTLHALYTVGWSYTAQSEPRKAALALQQSLAGYEKAAASGSKEALEQLPLVRKALARALSRSGRHQEAVEMISDVMSRWQSSQPEETALWLRDQAEILKLGGHMPEAVAVLQRAISILPADSGFIDQRVHMLAMMADLTGRPEDYALALVASEERIHVREAKAEDKHAKLLSALLYHATLASTQPGCPGGEEAARRAVQMAQSAGHESRLADAWIALSESLRVKRRFRESEQALRQGSVEIHGTKAERWRVMEIHRRLGDLLTARSDFAGALAEYETAAAGWFEAPSSARSPEKERLIFTSFIKFWELAADANSSVADSQRLEEWRRRLQEWDARRRSTSALP; encoded by the coding sequence ATGACCTCACACGGCCAGCCACCTTCCGATCACAGCCCTTCCGCCGGGTTGTTTGATCTGGCATTGCAGGATGCGACTCAGCCTGAGTTGACGCAAAGCCCCGAGCAGGCCGGGCAGGTCATCAGCGGGCGTTATATCCTGCGAGCTGTCTTGGGCGAAGGAGGAGCCGCACAGGTCTGGCGCGCGGAGCAGACGGAACCCGTCAGGCGCGAGGTGGCGCTGAAAATCGTACGACCTGGCCTGCTGGCACAGCCAGTGGCCGCACGTTTCCAGCGCGAGCACCAGGTGCTGGGCCGCATGGAGCACCCGCACATCGCCGCCGTTTTTGACGCAGGGGAGCTGCCAGATGGGCGCACGTATTTTGTCATGGAGCTGGTGGCCGGCTCCGCCATCACCACCTGGTGCAAAGAACACGAAGCCCCAGTGCAGCAGCGGCTGGAGATTTTTGTACAGGCCTGCATGGCCGTGCAGCATGCCCATCAGCGCGGCATCCTTCATCGGGACCTCAAACCATCAAACGTCATGGTCGTGGAAGTGGATGGCAGACCACTGGTAAAAGTCATCGACTTTGGCATCGCCAAGGCGCTCGCAGGAGATCTTGCCGTCGGGCAAGACGCCACGCTCTGCGGCATGGTGCTCGGCACTCCCCGCTACATGAGCCCGGAGCAGGCCGAGCTGAGCAGGCAGGATGTGGACATCCGCACCGACGTGCATGCGCTGGGCGTGCTGCTGTATGAACTTCTCACAGAAACCACCCCCATTCCCGCAGCAGCTGGTGCAGAGCCCCCGCTCGCGCAGCTCCTGGAGCAGGTGCGTCATGCCGACCCCGAGCCGCCCAGCCAGCGCGTCCTTCGCATCTCCGGCAGCAGGGCCAGGGCGCTCTCACGTGAGCTGCGCGGAGAGCTCGACTGGATAACGTTGCGTGCACTGCAAAAGGATCGGGAGAAGCGCTATCCCACCGTGCTAAATCTGGCTGAAGATGTCCTTCATCATCTTCGCAGAGAGGCTGTGTCAGCTGGGCCGCCCGGTGCAGCCTACCAGATGAAAAAATGGCTCTCGCGCCACCGCGTCGCCGTTGGCACGGCTGCGGCGGTCATCCTTTCTCTGGCTGGCGGTTTGGCAGCCACATGGTGGGCCCTTGGCCTGGAGAAAGTACAGCGCCAGGAGGCGCACATTCAGGCAGATCTGGCCCAGCAGATCAGCACACATCTGGAGGATCTGCTCGCCAACGCACGCCGCCATGCCAGCGCAGGCCTGCACACACAGCTCCTGCGCAAGCTTGCGGACGACTACGCCGCAGGCATGTCTCGTTTTGCCAGTCAGCCACGTGCCGAGGCCCGGCTGGCGGAGCAGCTGGCGCAGCTCTATGTGGCACTGGAGGAGCCCACACGGGCTCAGCCCTGGCTGGTGCGTAGATGGGAGCTGCTCAAACAAACCGACGGCGAGTTCTCGCTCTCGACCCTTCATGCCCTCTACACCGTCGGCTGGAGCTACACCGCCCAGAGCGAGCCGCGCAAAGCAGCACTCGCACTGCAGCAGTCTCTGGCAGGATATGAAAAAGCCGCAGCCAGCGGCAGCAAGGAGGCACTGGAGCAGCTGCCTCTGGTCCGCAAGGCGCTCGCACGTGCGCTTTCACGCAGCGGCCGCCATCAAGAAGCAGTGGAGATGATCTCGGATGTGATGTCCCGCTGGCAAAGCTCTCAACCGGAGGAAACAGCCCTATGGCTGCGAGATCAGGCTGAGATCCTGAAACTCGGCGGCCACATGCCGGAGGCGGTGGCTGTCCTGCAAAGAGCCATCTCCATTCTGCCGGCGGATTCAGGCTTTATCGATCAGCGCGTCCACATGCTTGCCATGATGGCGGATCTCACCGGCCGTCCCGAAGACTACGCGCTGGCCCTGGTGGCATCCGAGGAGCGCATCCACGTCCGTGAGGCAAAGGCGGAGGACAAGCATGCCAAACTTCTCAGCGCCCTGCTCTACCACGCCACGCTTGCATCCACCCAGCCCGGATGCCCGGGCGGCGAGGAGGCTGCCCGTCGGGCGGTTCAGATGGCACAGTCCGCTGGGCATGAGTCACGCCTCGCAGATGCCTGGATAGCCCTTAGCGAATCTCTGCGCGTGAAACGTAGATTCCGCGAATCCGAGCAGGCTCTCAGGCAGGGCAGTGTCGAGATCCACGGCACCAAGGCGGAGCGCTGGCGTGTCATGGAAATTCACCGCCGGCTCGGCGATCTGCTCACTGCACGCAGCGACTTCGCCGGAGCACTGGCCGAGTATGAAACTGCAGCTGCTGGCTGGTTCGAAGCCCCCTCCAGCGCGCGATCCCCTGAAAAAGAGAGACTCATCTTCACCAGTTTCATCAAGTTCTGGGAGCTGGCCGCTGATGCAAATTCATCAGTCGCAGATTCACAGAGATTGGAAGAGTGGCGCCGCAGGCTGCAGGAGTGGGATGCACGCAGGCGCTCCACGTCAGCCCTGCCCTGA
- a CDS encoding serine/threonine-protein kinase has protein sequence MDIPPSSTQATGAAEDFDQTIKVRTPSSGAVYFNRYRLKRVLGRGGMGVVWLADDLKLERPVALKFLPSLIGLDPAAVKELKTETRQGLELSHPNIVRIYDFVDDEDEAAISMEFVDGKTLSELRATTEHGVFTTQQVAKWLPGVCEALDYAHFQRKVVHRDLKPSNIMAMNHDDTAKIADFGIARSISDTMQRLSFSQLGVSGTLPYMSPQQAMGERPAPTDDVYSLGATIYELLSGKPPFYRGDIPSQLTSKIPSSMLERREELEIKASDTIPKEWEEVIAACLQKDPSMRPPSAGKLLELLGLKSITSLNTQTFISPTMKSPGKSQGHEQGAPKSHVMVYAAAAVAVVAAGAAIYFSVSKPPPPHGAATPGVAHAPANPTAAPAENAPPQTVPAKTSPVQATPATVAVTPPAPAAPTAASPAPAPAAAAPAVPAASAPAAPVAVAPMAPAATAPVAPGMPAAVAVAPVVAAVTPAQAAYPAGAMAVPVQGVPAGTPGMLPPAPGAPAQAVVQTVPGAVPVTMVPGAPGAVAAVPDATMTHPALAKYPPAALVQPRLSEPPQGFWSIEHLFPTPPQSTYSESGRRHLLYEVQRLLKEKSLYNSTQDGKEGKGTHNAIMLFQAKSGLIPNGLLDGPTLIALSMMDKADDEEWRPPPPPSSGESGSGFRRRSVPKEDPNFLQRAGKSIGRFFNQDD, from the coding sequence ATGGACATTCCTCCCTCCAGCACCCAGGCTACAGGCGCGGCCGAAGATTTTGATCAAACGATCAAGGTGCGCACTCCGTCCTCGGGTGCGGTTTATTTCAACCGCTACCGTCTGAAGCGCGTCCTGGGCCGCGGTGGCATGGGTGTGGTGTGGCTGGCGGATGACCTGAAGCTGGAGCGCCCGGTGGCGCTGAAGTTTCTGCCAAGCCTGATCGGACTGGACCCTGCGGCGGTGAAGGAGCTCAAAACAGAGACGCGTCAGGGGCTGGAGCTTTCCCACCCCAACATCGTGCGCATCTACGACTTTGTGGATGATGAGGACGAAGCCGCCATTTCGATGGAGTTTGTGGACGGGAAGACGCTTTCTGAACTGCGTGCCACCACGGAGCATGGCGTCTTTACCACGCAGCAGGTGGCCAAGTGGCTGCCGGGAGTGTGTGAGGCACTCGATTATGCGCACTTTCAACGCAAGGTGGTGCACCGTGATCTGAAGCCCTCGAACATCATGGCGATGAACCATGATGACACGGCGAAGATTGCGGACTTTGGCATTGCCCGCAGCATTTCAGACACGATGCAGCGGCTCTCGTTTTCGCAGCTTGGGGTGAGCGGCACGCTGCCGTACATGAGCCCGCAGCAGGCGATGGGTGAACGACCTGCGCCCACGGATGACGTTTACTCGCTGGGGGCCACGATCTACGAACTGCTTTCTGGCAAGCCGCCCTTTTACCGCGGGGACATCCCCTCCCAGCTGACCTCGAAGATCCCCAGCAGCATGCTGGAAAGGCGGGAAGAGCTGGAGATCAAGGCCTCTGACACGATTCCGAAAGAATGGGAGGAAGTGATTGCAGCGTGCCTGCAGAAGGATCCGTCGATGCGTCCACCCAGCGCGGGCAAGCTGCTGGAGCTGCTGGGGCTGAAGTCGATCACGAGCCTCAATACGCAGACCTTTATCTCCCCGACGATGAAGTCGCCGGGCAAGTCTCAAGGACATGAGCAGGGGGCTCCGAAAAGCCACGTCATGGTCTATGCGGCTGCAGCTGTCGCCGTGGTGGCGGCAGGAGCGGCGATTTACTTTAGCGTGAGCAAGCCGCCGCCGCCGCATGGAGCTGCCACGCCGGGTGTCGCGCATGCTCCTGCGAACCCTACTGCGGCTCCTGCAGAAAATGCTCCGCCTCAGACTGTCCCCGCCAAAACCTCTCCCGTGCAGGCTACTCCTGCCACTGTGGCGGTGACGCCACCTGCGCCTGCGGCGCCCACAGCTGCAAGCCCCGCTCCGGCTCCGGCTGCAGCTGCCCCGGCCGTGCCTGCCGCCAGTGCGCCTGCTGCGCCAGTGGCTGTTGCTCCGATGGCACCTGCTGCCACTGCACCTGTCGCTCCAGGGATGCCTGCCGCTGTGGCAGTTGCGCCAGTGGTGGCCGCTGTGACTCCCGCGCAGGCAGCCTATCCTGCTGGTGCTATGGCTGTTCCCGTGCAAGGGGTGCCTGCCGGCACGCCTGGTATGCTGCCGCCGGCCCCGGGGGCTCCTGCACAGGCTGTCGTGCAGACCGTGCCTGGGGCTGTGCCTGTCACGATGGTTCCAGGTGCTCCTGGAGCTGTAGCGGCCGTGCCCGATGCGACGATGACTCACCCAGCTTTGGCGAAGTATCCGCCAGCTGCGCTGGTGCAGCCACGCTTGTCCGAGCCTCCGCAGGGCTTCTGGTCCATCGAACATCTCTTCCCCACACCGCCGCAGTCCACTTATTCTGAGAGCGGACGGCGACACCTGCTTTACGAGGTGCAGCGCCTGCTGAAAGAAAAGTCCCTGTACAACTCCACGCAGGATGGCAAGGAAGGCAAGGGCACCCATAATGCGATCATGCTCTTTCAGGCTAAAAGCGGGCTGATTCCCAACGGGTTGCTTGACGGGCCGACCCTGATTGCGCTTTCGATGATGGACAAGGCTGACGATGAGGAATGGCGTCCGCCGCCTCCCCCATCTTCCGGCGAATCAGGATCGGGTTTCCGCAGAAGATCAGTGCCGAAGGAAGATCCCAACTTTCTTCAGAGAGCTGGCAAATCGATCGGACGCTTCTTCAATCAAGACGACTGA
- a CDS encoding type IV secretory system conjugative DNA transfer family protein, which translates to MFSFIKFLVAVGIATFGIWYVFQYESINEVTGGVAFLCVLGAMVLLKWQPDFSKKDYIVQYKNLKWLPGEFTRHWLITGDTGVGKTTSGFNPLLHQISVSRPNWGGLILGAKGDEHFFALEHFTGHGRPEAVCVLAVRPDRLDRTWQPKERYNLVSDRRLPYTTHAKNLVDTGASLTEGEQSSFFKPAAQQALTSAFELLESLGKPVNVLRAYEFLTDKSNMEELFNELLDAESTPERIKLAKYFDQTFLSAQAAEQKEGLVGTLKVMLGFFTHPDIAEVFCSDLPNTIDIQDVDKGRVFCTAMPQTFQTERRYINTYLKLLFYTHAMMRFDKPKKERKTENLLIALMDEFQALATASEDGISDHNVIDRLRAANCCLILGMQSDASLFPVLGKETAQVLTLNCRSRIAFRQPDPEGAQAVAEFIAKVEKKKVSKSSGFLGKDSSKTVNKEWDYEVQPGELMKMPDATAWIVHPSKKKIKLRIPAMDGAGKIPDWWR; encoded by the coding sequence ATGTTTTCATTCATCAAATTCCTCGTCGCCGTCGGCATCGCCACCTTTGGCATCTGGTATGTGTTTCAGTATGAAAGCATCAATGAAGTGACAGGCGGAGTGGCTTTTCTCTGCGTGCTCGGAGCCATGGTGCTGCTAAAATGGCAGCCCGATTTTTCCAAAAAGGACTACATCGTTCAGTACAAAAACCTCAAATGGCTGCCCGGGGAATTCACCCGCCACTGGCTTATCACCGGAGACACAGGCGTGGGCAAGACCACCTCAGGCTTCAATCCCCTCCTCCATCAGATCTCCGTCTCCCGCCCAAATTGGGGCGGCCTCATCCTCGGCGCCAAGGGTGACGAGCACTTCTTTGCCCTGGAGCACTTCACCGGCCACGGACGCCCGGAGGCCGTCTGCGTTCTGGCAGTCCGCCCGGACCGCCTCGACCGCACATGGCAGCCAAAAGAACGCTACAACCTCGTCTCTGACCGCCGCCTGCCCTACACCACTCACGCCAAGAACCTGGTGGACACCGGAGCCTCGCTCACGGAGGGGGAGCAGTCCTCCTTCTTCAAACCCGCCGCGCAGCAGGCGCTCACCAGCGCCTTTGAGCTGCTGGAAAGCCTGGGAAAGCCCGTCAACGTTCTGCGCGCCTATGAGTTCCTCACGGACAAATCCAACATGGAGGAGCTCTTCAATGAACTGCTCGACGCCGAAAGCACGCCGGAGCGCATCAAGCTGGCCAAGTACTTCGACCAGACCTTCCTCAGCGCCCAGGCGGCAGAGCAGAAGGAAGGCCTCGTGGGCACGCTGAAGGTCATGCTCGGCTTCTTCACCCACCCGGACATCGCCGAGGTCTTCTGCTCCGACCTGCCCAACACCATCGACATCCAGGACGTGGACAAAGGCCGTGTCTTCTGCACCGCCATGCCGCAGACCTTCCAGACCGAGCGCCGCTATATCAACACCTACCTCAAGCTGCTCTTCTACACCCACGCCATGATGCGTTTCGACAAACCGAAAAAGGAGCGCAAGACGGAGAACCTCCTCATCGCGCTCATGGACGAGTTTCAGGCCCTCGCCACCGCCAGCGAAGACGGCATCTCCGACCACAACGTGATCGACCGCCTCCGTGCCGCCAACTGCTGCCTCATCCTCGGCATGCAGAGTGATGCCTCCCTGTTCCCCGTCCTTGGCAAAGAGACGGCTCAGGTGCTCACCCTCAACTGCCGCTCCCGCATTGCCTTCCGTCAGCCAGACCCCGAGGGGGCTCAGGCCGTGGCGGAATTCATCGCCAAAGTGGAGAAGAAAAAAGTGTCCAAATCCTCCGGATTCCTCGGCAAAGACTCCAGCAAGACCGTCAACAAGGAGTGGGACTACGAAGTGCAGCCCGGAGAACTCATGAAGATGCCGGATGCCACCGCCTGGATCGTCCACCCCAGCAAAAAGAAGATCAAGCTGCGCATCCCCGCCATGGATGGTGCCGGCAAGATTCCAGACTGGTGGAGATGA
- a CDS encoding Crp/Fnr family transcriptional regulator, producing the protein MPSLTPLLANFNANELSLLSSFGDSRSYQKDDIVIKLGDDNDTLYLVLKGKLDVLQEVDGEDQVVAVLEAGDSLGEVSIFDPGPASATVRAGSEAEVWLIKKDSLDALHSASPKVAYRLLSRITTCLSKRLRDMNDKLVDLANR; encoded by the coding sequence ATGCCCTCGCTTACCCCCCTTCTTGCCAATTTCAACGCCAACGAACTCAGCCTCCTCTCCAGCTTCGGCGACTCCCGCTCCTACCAGAAGGATGATATCGTGATCAAGCTCGGAGACGACAACGACACCCTCTACCTCGTGCTCAAAGGAAAGCTCGATGTGCTCCAGGAGGTGGATGGAGAAGATCAGGTCGTTGCCGTGCTTGAGGCCGGCGACTCCCTCGGAGAGGTCAGCATCTTTGACCCCGGCCCGGCCAGCGCCACCGTGAGAGCGGGCTCCGAAGCCGAGGTCTGGCTGATCAAAAAAGACAGCTTGGATGCCCTGCACTCCGCCAGCCCCAAGGTGGCCTACCGCTTGCTCAGCCGCATCACCACCTGCCTCTCCAAACGCCTGAGGGACATGAACGACAAACTCGTGGACTTGGCCAACAGGTAA
- a CDS encoding AAA family ATPase, with protein MSTTVDLAHIQGLSGFLEERIIGQGHVIPRVVPIVQNGELGLSDPGRPKGTFLFLGPTGVGKTETTLLLTEYIFGDVQKHCIRLDMSEYQNQESLQLLLGQNETSRGNIGRFYDRAEGRGFLLFDEIEKAHPRVLDIFLQVLDAGRITVASGETLNLCNFYIVATSNIGADALMELKNSPMATVERFIEDLAAAELRPEVLARFNVRCVFQKLGYDSQKRIATIMLNKELKLLRTKGYDLKAGEGVLEIMVANGVEPRLGVRRMRTTVETFCREALRNALLAGQKTNGTLVAQHGRLVIHS; from the coding sequence ATGTCCACCACGGTCGATCTTGCCCACATCCAGGGGCTTTCAGGCTTCCTCGAAGAGCGTATCATCGGGCAGGGGCATGTTATCCCCAGGGTGGTGCCCATCGTGCAAAACGGAGAGCTGGGGCTGAGTGATCCCGGGCGACCCAAGGGTACTTTCCTCTTTCTGGGGCCGACGGGGGTGGGCAAGACGGAGACGACGCTGCTGCTGACTGAGTACATCTTTGGCGACGTGCAGAAGCACTGCATTCGCCTGGACATGTCCGAGTACCAGAACCAGGAGTCGCTGCAGCTGTTGCTGGGCCAGAATGAGACGAGCCGGGGCAACATCGGGCGCTTTTATGATCGTGCCGAGGGGCGGGGATTTCTGCTGTTTGACGAAATCGAAAAAGCGCACCCGCGTGTGCTCGACATCTTTCTGCAGGTGCTGGATGCGGGGCGAATCACGGTGGCCAGCGGTGAGACGCTGAACTTGTGCAACTTCTACATTGTGGCCACGTCCAACATCGGTGCGGATGCGCTGATGGAGCTGAAAAACAGCCCGATGGCGACAGTGGAGCGGTTCATCGAGGATCTCGCGGCCGCAGAGCTGCGACCTGAAGTGCTGGCGCGCTTCAACGTGCGCTGTGTCTTTCAGAAGCTCGGCTATGACTCGCAGAAGCGAATCGCCACCATCATGCTCAACAAGGAGCTGAAACTGCTGCGCACGAAAGGCTATGACCTGAAGGCCGGAGAAGGCGTGCTGGAGATCATGGTGGCGAATGGCGTGGAGCCGCGCCTGGGAGTGAGGCGCATGCGCACGACGGTGGAGACCTTTTGCCGCGAAGCCCTTCGCAACGCCCTGCTCGCAGGACAGAAAACCAACGGAACCCTCGTAGCCCAGCATGGACGCCTGGTCATCCATTCTTGA
- a CDS encoding TrbI/VirB10 family protein, producing MMQQLQKPAVQMILLLVVVSIAGVAFYVSKKPAEAVNTPKEVQKAKGSTNDKAAESKPAKESSLVVESKTVNLGEKRTAMVGSDQQVERFVVPPKKPPPPSLLSSNSSAQRKKTEKPPPFPKLVHVSNNITEPFVPTTPRLFAPRGILIKAALVITVDSSSLQTPVLALVTEDVYWNHQLIVPAGTQVHAKAGKGRTRDRIEVHGAYTFIWEDGREYTINGIALDHERLSDNTYAITDGSAGIKGIIVQNDQYAQVKVLIAEALQGIMLNNRQQFQSIYGLVPQNNTANAALGGGAQAASAYSRLLTTQLSQDMDFVRVAAGTQFYIYTTDVFEPEMASIAGLRQKSQPVASWQLAEETYAKAQSENATAARRDAETAAEAEKARQQQQTAEQIQQVREIISRPPESGAASTAETPSSTPTPSSSNP from the coding sequence AACCGGCTGTGCAGATGATCCTGCTCCTGGTGGTGGTCTCCATCGCCGGGGTGGCATTCTACGTGAGCAAGAAGCCGGCGGAAGCCGTCAATACGCCCAAGGAGGTGCAAAAAGCAAAGGGCAGCACGAATGACAAGGCTGCTGAAAGCAAGCCGGCGAAGGAGTCGTCTCTGGTGGTGGAATCCAAGACGGTGAACCTTGGCGAGAAACGCACGGCGATGGTGGGCAGCGACCAGCAGGTGGAGCGCTTCGTTGTTCCGCCGAAAAAGCCCCCGCCCCCCAGCCTGCTTTCCAGCAACTCGTCTGCGCAGCGCAAAAAGACGGAGAAGCCACCGCCTTTTCCCAAGCTCGTGCATGTGAGCAACAACATCACCGAGCCGTTTGTGCCGACCACGCCACGCCTGTTTGCCCCACGTGGCATTCTCATCAAGGCGGCGCTGGTGATCACGGTGGACTCCTCCTCGCTGCAGACTCCGGTGCTAGCGCTGGTGACCGAGGATGTGTACTGGAACCATCAGCTGATCGTGCCTGCGGGCACCCAGGTGCATGCCAAGGCTGGCAAAGGACGCACGCGAGACCGCATCGAAGTGCATGGTGCGTATACTTTCATCTGGGAAGATGGGCGTGAGTACACGATCAACGGCATCGCGCTGGATCATGAGCGGCTCAGTGACAACACGTATGCGATCACGGACGGCTCTGCCGGCATCAAGGGCATCATTGTGCAAAATGACCAGTATGCGCAGGTGAAGGTCCTGATAGCGGAGGCGCTGCAGGGCATCATGCTCAACAACCGGCAGCAGTTTCAGAGCATCTACGGGCTGGTGCCGCAGAACAACACTGCCAACGCCGCGCTGGGCGGCGGGGCACAGGCGGCGTCTGCGTATTCGAGGCTGCTGACCACGCAGCTCTCCCAGGACATGGATTTTGTCCGAGTGGCAGCGGGCACGCAGTTCTACATTTACACGACGGATGTGTTTGAGCCGGAGATGGCCAGCATCGCGGGTCTGAGGCAGAAGAGCCAGCCGGTCGCAAGCTGGCAGCTGGCCGAGGAGACGTATGCCAAGGCGCAGTCTGAAAACGCCACGGCGGCCCGCAGGGATGCGGAGACTGCGGCTGAGGCAGAGAAAGCCCGCCAGCAGCAGCAGACGGCAGAACAGATCCAGCAGGTGAGAGAGATCATCTCAAGGCCCCCGGAAAGCGGGGCTGCGAGCACTGCAGAAACCCCTTCTTCAACACCCACTCCCAGCAGCAGCAACCCATGA